GGCTTTACTTGATTAAGCGCAAATCTGATGTGTTTCATGTCTTCATGCAATTTCAAGCACATGTTGAGCGTTTGTTGAATCACAAAATTATTCATGTTCAATctgattgggggggggggggtgaatatcgGAATCTTAATACCTTCTTTCAGAAACTTGGGATATCACATCATGTGTCTTGTCCTCACACACATCagcaaaacggtgttgttgaacgCAAGCATCGTCACATTATTGAAACTGGGCTTACTTTGCTTGCTCATGCCTATGTACCTTTTTCGGTTCTGGAGTGATGCCTTTGTCACCTCGTGCTTTCTTATAAACAGGCTTCCAACATGACTCCTTCATATGAAGACTCCACTAGAAATTTTACTCCATGAAACTCATGATTACTCTTTCTTCAAAGTTTTTGGTTGTGCATGTTGGCCTCACCTTCGTCCGTACAATCATCATAAGCTTGAATATCGATCCAAAAAGTGTGTGTTTCTTGGGTATAGTCCTCTCCACAAGGGATACAAGTGTCTCCATATTCCATCTAACCATGTTTATATATCCCGTGATGTCGTGTTTGATGAGACTGTTTTCCCATTCTCCACACTACCACCGCCCATTGACACCACCACTACTTCCTTACACTCCTTTCCTGTTTTGCCTGCTCAATTTGTAGATGTTGCATATTCTCCTACATTGTTGCCTAACCATGGTGCAGGGACTGGAAGAGGTGCTCGTCTTGAGCTTCTTGATGAACCAGCTGTTCCGGGCATGGCTCCGCTCACCTCGCCCGCTGCTCCCGCTCTCCTGGATCCGCTCGCCGTCGATGTCGATCGCCCATGCATGCCCCATGCACGTCGGTCGGGGGTGCCGGTCTCGCCTGTAGTGGATGAGTGCGTGACCCTGGCGCCCATCGTGTCGCCTGCTCCATGCTCTGCCCCGCATGGACCGTCTTCGCCCGGCCCGTCCTCCACTCCTGGCCCAGCAACCTCCACACCACCAGATGCAATGCCGTCGCCAGTACCTGCTTCGCCCGTGGCTGCTTCGCCCATGGCCTCACCTGTGGTTGTGTCACTGTCATCCGCCTCATCACCTAGCACAGCCTCTCCTGTGTCGCAGGCTCCTCCGACACCTGTACAAGTTCTGCTGCGTCCTCATACTCGCAGCAAGAGTGGAATCTTTCGCCCCAAAGAACGCACCGATGGTACTGTGGCATGGCTTGCGGCGTGTGTTGCTCATATCCAGGCTGATCCGACTGCTGAACCGCGACACTTCCAGGCTGCTTTGGGTATTCCACACTGGCGTGCAGCCATGGAGCAGGAGATTTAGGCACTCAAGAAGAATGATACATGGCGTTTAGTGTCACCACCAGCAGATGTCAATATCATTGACTCTAAATGGGTGTTCAAAGTCAAGAAGCATGCTGATGGTTCGATTGAAAGGTACAAGACGTGATTGGTTGCTAAAGGCTTCAAACAACGTTATGGTCTTGACTACGAAGATACGTTCAGTCCGGTTGTGAAGCCCACTACTATCCGCCTTCTCTTATCATTGGCTGTTACTAGAGGTTGGTCGCTTCGTCAGctggatgttcagaatgctttccTTCATGGAATTCTGGACGAGGAGGTATATATGCGTCAGCCACCAGGTTTTTTTTGATCCTTCTCAGCCACATCATCTATGTCGTCTTGTCAAAGCACTCTATGGTCTGAAGCAGGCTCCTCGTGCATGGCATGCTAGACTTGGTGCTACTCTTCGTGCGCATGGTTTTGCACCCTCTACTGCTGACACGTCTCTATTTATCCTTCAGCGATCTAAGGTGACCATGTATATTCtggtctatgttgatgatatcattcTTGTCAGTTCTTCAGTTGTTGCTGTTGATAGGCTGGTCTCTGGCTTGGGTGTTGACTTCGCTGTTAAGGATCTCGGTAAACTGCATTATTTTCTGGAACTTGAGGTTACTCATTCTGACAGTGGTTTAACTCTTACCCAGCAGAAGTATTCTCATGACCTCTTCCGTCGTGCAGGCATGCTGCAATGCAAGTCTGCTTCTACTCCTATGTTTGTTACACACAAACTGTCAGCTCTTGATGGAGATCTTCTCTCCTCTGATGATGCCACTGAGTACCATAGCATTGTTGGTGGTCTACAGTGTTTGCTTATTACTCGACCATACATCTCATTTGCTGTCAATCGAGTGTGCCAGTATCTTCATGCGCCACGTGATCCTCATTGGTCAGCTGTTAAAATAATTCTGCGCTATGTCTGTCACACTGCTTCTTATGGTCTGCATCTACAACCAGCGTCTTCTGGCTTGCTCTCTGCCTTTTCTGATGCAGATTGGGCTGGTAGTCCTGATGATCGCCGATCCACGGGGGGATATGCAGCGTTCTTTGGTCCTAACTCGATAGCATGGTAAGCTCGTAAGCAAGCTACAGTGTCTCGGAGCAGTACTGAAGCTGAGTACAAAGCAGTTGCCAATGCTACAGCTGAGATCATCTGGATCCAGTCTTTACTTAGAGAGTTGAAGATCTCTCAAGCTCAGCCGTCGGTCCTTTGGTGTGATAACATTGGTGCTACATatctttcagcaaatccagtgtttcaCGCTCGAACAGAACATATTGAAGTGGATTATCACTTTGTGAGGGAACGTGTTGCAAAGAAACTTCTTCGGATTAAGTTTGTTTCTTGTAAGGATCAGCTGGCTGACATTTTCACTAAGCCCGTGCCCTTGCCTTCTTTTGAAGGATGTCGGCGCAATGTTAACCTCTTGAGTGTTTTAGGACATATAGTTAAaattgagggagggtgttagactaTGTATTATAGCGCTGTATGATATATAAAAGTATAACAGCCGACCCAATCTTATTgggtacaaaccctagttttgtcCAGCACCAACTGATGTCCTAACCAATATATACAGTTGCTATAGCAGATTTAAAGCTTTCCCGCTAATGCTATGCACTTTTACCTGCTTTTAAGTTGGGGGAGGGCGTTTTTGCTCCCGAGCACATATGCACACGTTATCCGTAGCGCTAGAGTGGGCATGGAGATTTGTGCTGAACGTATTTTCTACCAAGACACAGTACATCATACCTCTCAGCGGACTCGATGGCATTAATGATAGGTCCCATGCCGTACTGTTGGCCTATGCATGGTGCAGCTTAGTAGCAGAGTCAGACGTGTCTCCAACTCAGTACATGCAAAACAGCAAAGGCCATACGAACCAATGCAGAGAGTTCTTTTCCATCGAGGTAATGATCAGATGAGAAGGATGGTGTTGCACCGTCTGGACCTTGTCTGCACAGTAGTAAAGGCTGTCAGCTGGCAAACCATTACTGCCTAGGACGCACGTGTTGACCCTCCTCTCCGAGCTGCGAATTGAAAACGAAAAATACGGCAGAGAATACGGGAGCATATGTGCCCGCGATCAGATGTGCATTTCCGTTTAAGTTGGAGCTTTTTTTCTTATATAAGACTAGGaaatatgcccgcgcgttgcggcggattGATTTTTAGCGAATACATCATTTTACGGGGAATGCAAATACCATAGAGAATATTTG
This region of Lolium perenne isolate Kyuss_39 chromosome 2, Kyuss_2.0, whole genome shotgun sequence genomic DNA includes:
- the LOC139835900 gene encoding uncharacterized mitochondrial protein AtMg00810-like; the protein is MYILVYVDDIILVSSSVVAVDRLVSGLGVDFAVKDLGKLHYFLELEVTHSDSGLTLTQQKYSHDLFRRAGMLQCKSASTPMFVTHKLSALDGDLLSSDDATEYHSIVGGLQCLLITRPYISFAVNRVCQYLHAPRDPHWSAVKIILRYVCHTASYGLHLQPASSGLLSAFSDADWAGSPDDRRSTGGYAAFFGPNSIAW